In a genomic window of bacterium:
- a CDS encoding DinB family protein has product MDKNAMIAQQLGISHERLRLCVADLADEDAGRVHAGLLAPIVWQLGHVALVDAGFVQKAGGTCTIPPRFDELFRAGSGGAADYPPLADVWAAFDAAHEALLEVARTVDGATPVDGRGRYHNVGEMLIFCTYHRGYHVGKITTLRALLGKPRLFG; this is encoded by the coding sequence ATGGACAAGAACGCCATGATCGCCCAGCAACTCGGCATTTCACACGAGCGGCTTCGCCTGTGCGTCGCCGACCTCGCTGACGAGGACGCCGGCCGCGTACATGCCGGCCTGCTCGCCCCGATCGTCTGGCAACTCGGACACGTCGCGCTCGTCGATGCGGGATTCGTGCAAAAGGCCGGCGGCACGTGCACGATCCCCCCGCGGTTTGACGAGCTGTTCCGGGCCGGCAGCGGGGGCGCCGCCGACTATCCTCCGCTGGCCGATGTGTGGGCGGCGTTCGACGCCGCGCACGAGGCGCTCCTCGAGGTCGCCCGCACCGTCGACGGCGCGACGCCGGTGGACGGCCGCGGGCGGTATCACAACGTCGGCGAGATGTTGATCTTTTGCACGTACCATCGCGGGTATCATGTCGGGAAGATCACGACGTTGCGGGCGTTGCTCGGCAAGCCGAGACTCTTCGGCTAG
- a CDS encoding hydantoinase/oxoprolinase family protein, whose product MYRVGVDVGGTFTDLVAVDAAGVVTVAKVASTPPDPSLGVLDGLRLLARALGRDLRALLADTDRFVHGTTVATNALVERKGARVGLLTTAGHRDVLEMREGLKEGRYHLRVPPPEPLVRRALRLGVRERMGPDGRVEVPLSPTSLAGAIGALVRAKVDAVAVCYLHAYRNPRHERATRRAVIRRLPRVYLSVSSEVLPQIKEYERVCTTAVNAYVGPGLSRYLRTLATRLAASGYARPVLVMQSHGGVATVPDSVRLAAGAILSGPAGGIAGSRHATRWLGSGDLITFDMGGTSTDIALLESGEPTRSGDRTVGGHKVALPSLDIHTLGAGGGSIASVDAAGMLHVGPESAGARPGPACYGLGGNAATVTDANVVLGYLDPANFLGGRTRLDAGAAERAVARVASGLGCPPVVAAEGVHTLVNTSMAEGIRIVSLRRGVDPRRFALLAFGGAAGLHATQVARMLEIARVVVPRAAAVLSAWGMLATDLRYELVRTHVGEIRRVGAAGLRRVFAQMERDGRARLGTAADGVLEVRRSLDMRYGEQIFEIGVSLDGLDLDAPDVIPQVVARFQQRHEALYTYSAPDQDVVLVNARLAVIGRLPVVPAEPEVPPVVEGEATPGRRRAYLGGWREVPVYRWDALPAGFDVSGPAIFEAAATTVLARPGDRVRVTAQGWLDMQVEG is encoded by the coding sequence GTGTATCGCGTCGGCGTTGATGTGGGGGGCACGTTCACCGATCTCGTGGCCGTGGACGCCGCCGGGGTCGTCACCGTAGCCAAGGTCGCGTCCACCCCGCCGGATCCGTCGCTCGGCGTGCTCGACGGCCTGCGGTTGTTGGCACGCGCGCTGGGACGCGACCTGCGGGCGCTGCTTGCCGACACCGACCGTTTCGTGCACGGGACGACCGTGGCGACAAACGCGTTGGTGGAGCGCAAGGGCGCGCGCGTCGGGCTGTTGACCACCGCGGGCCACCGGGACGTGCTCGAAATGCGCGAAGGCCTCAAGGAAGGGCGCTACCACCTGCGCGTGCCGCCGCCCGAACCGCTCGTGCGGCGGGCGCTGCGGCTCGGCGTCCGCGAGCGGATGGGGCCGGACGGCCGCGTGGAGGTCCCGCTCAGCCCGACGTCGCTGGCCGGCGCGATCGGGGCGCTCGTGCGCGCCAAGGTCGACGCGGTCGCGGTGTGCTACCTCCACGCGTACCGGAATCCCCGGCATGAGCGAGCCACGCGGCGGGCCGTGATCCGGCGCCTGCCGCGCGTCTACCTGAGCGTGTCGTCCGAGGTGCTGCCCCAGATCAAGGAGTACGAGCGGGTCTGCACGACGGCCGTCAACGCATACGTCGGCCCGGGGCTCTCGCGCTATCTCCGCACGCTCGCGACGCGCCTGGCGGCGAGCGGGTACGCGCGTCCGGTGCTGGTGATGCAGTCGCATGGGGGCGTCGCCACCGTTCCGGACTCCGTCCGCCTGGCAGCCGGGGCGATCCTGTCCGGGCCGGCGGGCGGCATCGCCGGAAGCCGTCACGCCACGCGCTGGCTCGGTTCGGGGGACCTGATCACGTTCGACATGGGCGGGACCAGCACGGACATCGCGCTGCTGGAGAGCGGTGAGCCGACGCGGTCGGGCGACCGCACAGTGGGCGGCCACAAGGTCGCCCTGCCGAGCCTCGACATCCATACGCTCGGCGCCGGCGGCGGCTCGATCGCGTCGGTGGACGCCGCGGGCATGCTTCACGTCGGGCCGGAAAGCGCGGGCGCCCGCCCCGGGCCCGCCTGCTACGGCCTCGGGGGGAATGCGGCGACGGTGACCGATGCGAACGTGGTGCTCGGCTACCTCGACCCGGCGAACTTTCTCGGAGGCCGCACCCGCCTGGACGCGGGCGCGGCCGAGCGCGCCGTGGCGCGGGTCGCGTCGGGGCTCGGTTGCCCCCCGGTCGTCGCGGCCGAGGGCGTGCATACGCTCGTCAACACCAGCATGGCCGAGGGAATCCGCATCGTCTCGCTGCGGCGCGGGGTGGACCCGCGCCGGTTCGCGCTGCTCGCGTTCGGTGGCGCGGCCGGGTTGCACGCGACGCAGGTGGCGCGCATGCTCGAGATCGCGCGCGTCGTCGTACCGCGCGCGGCGGCGGTGCTCTCGGCGTGGGGGATGCTCGCCACCGATCTTCGGTACGAGTTGGTGCGGACGCACGTCGGCGAGATCCGCCGCGTGGGCGCGGCGGGTCTCCGGCGGGTGTTCGCGCAGATGGAGCGCGACGGCCGGGCGAGGCTTGGGACGGCGGCGGACGGTGTCCTTGAGGTGCGCCGGTCCCTCGACATGCGGTATGGGGAGCAGATCTTCGAGATCGGGGTCTCCCTCGATGGACTGGATTTGGATGCGCCAGACGTGATCCCGCAGGTGGTCGCGCGGTTCCAACAGCGGCACGAGGCGCTCTACACGTACAGCGCGCCCGATCAGGACGTCGTGTTGGTCAACGCCCGGCTCGCGGTAATCGGCCGGCTGCCCGTGGTGCCGGCGGAACCGGAGGTGCCACCGGTTGTGGAGGGCGAAGCGACGCCCGGCCGGCGGCGGGCGTACCTCGGCGGATGGCGCGAGGTGCCGGTGTACCGTTGGGACGCGCTCCCGGCCGGGTTCGACGTGTCCGGCCCGGCGATCTTCGAGGCCGCCGCGACCACCGTTCTGGCGCGCCCCGGGGACCGCGTGCGCGTGACCGCGCAGGGGTGGCTCGACATGCAGGTGGAAGGATGA
- a CDS encoding hydantoinase B/oxoprolinase family protein: protein MPDRITVSVIQHRFVAIVAEMGEAMLRTAYSQILNSSRDFSTALCDGTGRLVAQAEHVPIHVGALPWAVRSVLEAFQDRIRPGDLFLLNDPYHGGNHLPDLTVLLPVFARKRLAFWSINRAHQSDIGGSTHGAYNPGATEIWQEGIRIPPLRLYDAGEVRDDVMRMIATNVRHSRDFLGDLRASIGSARLGEQRLARLLAEYGPAVVAEAVDEILDGTERQARACIRTWADGVYRGEAVLDDDGHGTSDIAIRATVTKAGDGLTVDLTHSAPQVTGFVNSSYPNTMSAVFMALAYLLDPEIPKNDGTFRPVTVKAKPGTIVWPNPPAPVTLATNHCGQEIGEAVIKALAAACPDRAIAGWSRRFRIAIRGVDPRTARPFIWHLFHARGGGGASAAGDGWPTAGEGQAAGGIKFGSVEVTEVRFPLMLAHHEFRPDSGGRGKFRGGVGSVLEMYMRTTEAGVANTAGDGVRHAPYGLFGGRDGAPHRYRLMSRGRTRLLATKSVGIPVAPGDVFLIESAGGGGYGDPRERGPRAIVADLADGMVTPRRARPKGGARAAARGARRSRRVSRRR from the coding sequence GTGCCCGATCGGATCACCGTCTCGGTCATCCAGCACCGGTTCGTGGCGATCGTTGCCGAGATGGGCGAAGCGATGCTCCGCACCGCCTACTCACAGATCCTGAACAGCAGCCGCGATTTCTCGACGGCGCTGTGTGACGGCACCGGTCGGCTCGTCGCTCAGGCCGAGCACGTCCCGATCCACGTGGGCGCGCTGCCCTGGGCAGTGCGGTCCGTGCTCGAGGCCTTCCAGGATCGCATTCGCCCCGGCGATCTCTTCCTGTTGAACGACCCCTACCACGGCGGGAACCACCTGCCGGATCTGACCGTGCTCCTGCCGGTTTTCGCTCGAAAGCGGCTGGCGTTCTGGTCGATCAACCGCGCGCACCAGAGCGACATCGGAGGCTCCACGCACGGCGCCTACAATCCGGGCGCGACCGAGATCTGGCAGGAGGGCATCCGCATTCCTCCGCTCCGCCTCTACGACGCCGGCGAAGTTCGCGACGACGTGATGCGGATGATCGCGACGAACGTGCGGCATTCCCGCGATTTCCTCGGCGATCTCCGCGCGTCGATCGGATCGGCCCGTCTCGGCGAGCAGCGCCTCGCTCGACTCCTCGCCGAATACGGACCGGCGGTCGTCGCCGAAGCGGTCGACGAGATCCTTGACGGGACCGAGCGGCAGGCGCGCGCCTGCATCCGAACGTGGGCCGACGGCGTGTACCGCGGCGAGGCGGTACTCGACGACGACGGGCACGGGACGTCCGACATCGCGATCCGGGCGACGGTGACAAAAGCCGGGGACGGCCTCACGGTGGATCTCACCCATAGTGCGCCTCAGGTCACCGGGTTCGTCAACTCATCCTACCCAAACACGATGTCCGCCGTATTCATGGCGCTCGCGTACTTGCTGGATCCCGAGATCCCGAAGAACGATGGGACGTTTCGGCCGGTCACGGTCAAGGCGAAACCGGGCACGATCGTGTGGCCGAATCCCCCGGCCCCCGTCACGCTGGCCACGAACCACTGCGGCCAGGAGATCGGTGAGGCAGTGATCAAGGCGCTGGCCGCCGCGTGTCCCGACCGGGCGATCGCCGGTTGGTCTCGGCGGTTCCGAATTGCGATCCGGGGGGTGGACCCCCGCACCGCACGGCCGTTCATTTGGCACCTGTTCCACGCCCGCGGCGGCGGCGGTGCCTCGGCGGCGGGGGACGGGTGGCCGACGGCGGGGGAGGGGCAGGCCGCCGGTGGCATCAAGTTCGGCAGTGTCGAGGTCACGGAGGTGCGGTTTCCCCTGATGCTCGCACACCACGAGTTTCGTCCCGACTCCGGAGGCCGCGGGAAGTTCCGCGGCGGCGTCGGGTCGGTGCTCGAGATGTACATGCGCACCACCGAGGCGGGCGTGGCGAACACCGCCGGCGACGGGGTGCGGCACGCGCCGTACGGTCTCTTCGGCGGGCGCGACGGCGCGCCGCACCGGTACCGGCTGATGTCGCGGGGGCGGACGCGGCTGCTGGCGACCAAGTCGGTCGGCATCCCGGTGGCCCCGGGGGATGTGTTTCTCATTGAATCGGCGGGTGGAGGCGGGTACGGCGATCCGCGCGAGCGCGGTCCCCGCGCGATCGTTGCGGATCTGGCCGATGGCATGGTGACGCCGCGGCGGGCGCGGCCCAAGGGCGGCGCCCGCGCGGCGGCTCGAGGAGCGCGCAGGAGTCGCCGTGTATCGCGTCGGCGTTGA
- a CDS encoding VWA domain-containing protein — protein MSFLWPVVLWLYLLVPVLIAAYVWMLRRPARERVVYSSLDLVARAAAAGGRWRRHLPAVFYLATLCGVIFTVARPMAPVPVPDNRTVVMMSIDVSRSMMATDVNPTRLDAAKSAAVDFVRALPKGTRVGVVSFSSYATLVTPPTPDHDRVVLAINNLDLEFATAIGDGLLEAVYALPGRPRPEAALNPYAPPQTPVLPQDELDRLPPATVVLLSDGQSNRGVPPEVAAAIAKQLKVKVYTIGLGSPEGTFLELGGHSIFVRLDEETLKGIATVTGGTYQRVTTARDLSRVYTHLGRVIGWEQRPTEISGLTSVGVAALFVGTVVISLLWTHRLG, from the coding sequence ATGAGCTTTCTCTGGCCTGTGGTGCTGTGGCTGTATCTGCTGGTGCCGGTGCTCATCGCCGCGTACGTGTGGATGCTCCGGCGTCCCGCGCGCGAGCGGGTAGTGTACTCCAGCCTTGACCTGGTGGCGCGGGCGGCCGCGGCCGGGGGGCGCTGGCGGCGTCACCTCCCCGCCGTGTTCTACCTCGCGACGCTGTGCGGTGTCATCTTCACCGTGGCCCGGCCGATGGCACCCGTGCCGGTGCCCGACAACCGGACCGTGGTGATGATGAGCATTGACGTAAGCCGCAGCATGATGGCCACCGACGTCAACCCGACGCGGCTCGACGCTGCGAAGTCGGCGGCGGTGGACTTCGTGCGCGCGCTGCCGAAGGGCACCCGGGTCGGGGTGGTCTCGTTCAGCAGCTACGCGACGCTCGTCACGCCGCCGACGCCGGATCACGACCGGGTCGTCTTGGCCATCAACAACCTCGACCTCGAATTCGCGACCGCGATCGGCGACGGGCTGCTCGAGGCCGTATACGCGCTCCCGGGGCGCCCGCGTCCGGAGGCCGCGCTGAACCCGTACGCGCCGCCTCAGACGCCCGTGCTGCCGCAGGACGAACTCGACCGGCTGCCGCCCGCGACCGTGGTGCTCTTGAGCGACGGACAGAGCAACCGCGGCGTGCCCCCCGAGGTCGCGGCGGCGATCGCGAAACAGCTCAAGGTGAAGGTGTACACGATTGGGCTCGGTTCCCCCGAGGGGACGTTCCTCGAGCTCGGCGGGCACAGCATCTTCGTCCGACTGGACGAGGAGACGCTGAAGGGGATCGCCACGGTCACCGGCGGCACGTACCAGCGCGTGACGACGGCCCGCGACCTCAGCCGCGTGTACACGCATCTCGGACGCGTCATCGGATGGGAGCAGCGGCCGACCGAGATCAGCGGGCTCACGTCGGTGGGGGTCGCCGCGCTGTTCGTCGGGACGGTCGTCATCTCGCTCCTCTGGACGCACCGCCTCGGGTAG
- a CDS encoding VWA domain-containing protein: protein MEFTWPVMLWGLLLLPAFIAWYVFGVRRVRGRAAGRFAEAPLFAQLAVRLPMFRRHIAMALYFVALGLLLVAAGRPVMAIPMPVNKAVVILAIDTSGSMEAPDVPPTRLDAAKMAARVFLDNFPQGPKVGLVTFSTYPTLNVPPTPDHQAVKDALAALKPQEATAIGDGIAAALKAIPGRTAPTPDRQANPFGQAQPPLTVPPPVESTPPSGDLAPAAIILLSDGGDNSSRNDPLKMAILAKQQKVKIYTIGLGTPGGGVFNYQGQMVLVPFDPALLQQLAAVTDGKFFFAPSAKDLTQVYRDLGRTIGWETRKMEVSALVVGGAGVLMLGGGLVSMLWMGRLP, encoded by the coding sequence GTGGAATTTACCTGGCCGGTAATGCTCTGGGGGCTCCTCCTGTTGCCGGCGTTCATCGCCTGGTACGTCTTCGGCGTGCGCCGTGTGCGGGGCCGCGCCGCCGGGCGGTTCGCCGAGGCACCGCTGTTCGCCCAGCTTGCGGTCCGGCTCCCGATGTTCCGGCGCCACATCGCGATGGCGCTGTACTTCGTGGCGCTCGGGCTCCTGCTCGTCGCGGCGGGCCGGCCGGTGATGGCGATCCCGATGCCAGTGAACAAAGCGGTCGTGATCCTCGCGATCGATACAAGCGGCAGCATGGAGGCGCCGGACGTCCCTCCGACGCGGTTGGACGCCGCCAAAATGGCGGCGCGGGTATTTCTCGACAACTTCCCGCAGGGCCCCAAGGTGGGGCTCGTGACCTTCAGCACCTACCCGACCCTGAACGTGCCGCCGACCCCCGACCACCAGGCGGTCAAGGACGCCCTCGCGGCGCTGAAACCCCAGGAGGCGACCGCGATCGGTGACGGGATCGCGGCCGCGTTGAAGGCGATCCCGGGGCGCACGGCGCCCACCCCAGACCGTCAAGCGAACCCGTTCGGGCAGGCGCAGCCGCCGCTGACCGTTCCGCCTCCGGTCGAGTCCACGCCCCCGTCGGGCGATCTCGCTCCCGCGGCGATCATCCTGCTGAGCGACGGGGGGGACAACTCCAGCCGGAACGACCCGCTCAAGATGGCGATCCTGGCGAAGCAGCAGAAGGTGAAGATCTACACCATCGGGCTGGGCACGCCCGGCGGTGGGGTATTCAACTACCAGGGGCAGATGGTGCTCGTGCCGTTCGATCCGGCGCTGCTGCAGCAGCTCGCGGCCGTGACCGACGGTAAGTTCTTCTTCGCGCCGTCGGCGAAAGATCTCACTCAGGTCTATCGCGATCTCGGGCGGACGATCGGGTGGGAAACCCGCAAGATGGAGGTATCCGCGCTGGTCGTCGGCGGCGCGGGCGTGCTGATGCTCGGTGGCGGGCTCGTATCGATGCTGTGGATGGGGCGGCTGCCATGA
- a CDS encoding DUF58 domain-containing protein: METPERVLRRLEFKVVRRLDGFLFGDYRGVFYGPSLDLAEVREYQPGDEVRRIDWNVTARMSRLFVRQYLEEKELTAWLLVDLSPSMAFGTIRQFKRQLALEFAGVAAYIVTRHGDKVGAVAFPAERGYRFIPPRAGRLQALRIIHDLSALPETSGGGRTDLAALLRQLGRVVRRRSLVFLVSDFHSPEGWETALTEMQRRHEVIAVRVEDPRERELPDVGGVYLHDPETNQQLWVDTSDRRVRETYRELVRAREARLIEVMRRAGVDMLTLSTGTSLVEPLLKFVLFRRRRRWNLPGR; this comes from the coding sequence ATGGAGACGCCAGAACGGGTGTTGAGGCGCCTCGAGTTTAAGGTCGTTCGCCGGCTCGACGGGTTTCTCTTCGGCGACTATCGCGGGGTGTTCTACGGCCCCAGCCTCGACCTGGCGGAGGTGCGCGAGTACCAGCCCGGTGACGAAGTTCGGCGGATCGACTGGAACGTCACGGCGCGGATGAGCCGGTTGTTTGTACGCCAGTACCTCGAGGAGAAGGAACTCACGGCGTGGCTGCTCGTCGACCTCTCGCCGTCGATGGCGTTCGGCACGATCCGCCAGTTTAAGCGACAGCTCGCTCTGGAGTTCGCGGGGGTCGCCGCGTACATCGTGACGCGGCACGGCGACAAGGTCGGCGCGGTCGCGTTTCCGGCGGAGCGGGGATACCGGTTCATCCCGCCGCGGGCGGGGCGGCTGCAGGCCCTGCGGATCATCCACGATCTGTCCGCGCTCCCGGAGACGTCCGGCGGCGGACGCACGGATCTGGCCGCGCTCCTCCGGCAGCTCGGCCGGGTGGTCCGGCGACGGTCGCTCGTGTTTTTGGTCTCGGACTTTCATTCGCCGGAAGGGTGGGAGACGGCGCTGACGGAGATGCAGCGCCGCCATGAGGTGATCGCGGTCCGCGTCGAAGATCCTCGGGAGCGCGAGTTGCCCGACGTCGGCGGGGTGTACCTGCACGATCCGGAGACGAACCAGCAGCTCTGGGTCGACACGTCCGACCGGCGCGTGCGCGAGACCTACCGCGAGTTGGTGCGCGCCCGCGAGGCCCGGCTGATCGAAGTGATGCGGCGGGCGGGCGTGGACATGCTGACGCTGTCGACCGGAACATCGCTCGTTGAGCCGCTCTTGAAGTTCGTCTTGTTTCGGAGGCGCCGCCGGTGGAATTTACCTGGCCGGTAA
- a CDS encoding AAA family ATPase — translation MRVLRYPLETFSQAASTMRKVLYEVKKVIVGQDLMLERILVALLSRGHILIEGVPGLAKTLAIKTSAQVLDCQFRRIQFTPDLVPADLVGTRIYNQQSGAFEVELGPVFANLVLADEINRAPAKVQSALLESMQERQVTIGKQTFSLPDPFLVLATQNPIESEGTYPLPEAQVDRFMFKVVISYPSFHEEMTVVDRVTERAASVDRVITGAQLLELQKVAEAVYVDPKLHEYAVSLVSATRRPQDYGLGDLARFVQYGASPRGSLNLVVGAKAIALLRGREYAMPEDVRDLAPEVLRHRILLSYEALAQDITADHLLQRVLDAVPTPKVHIGDPYGDARTGVEAPRV, via the coding sequence ATGCGAGTCCTCCGGTACCCCCTCGAGACGTTCAGTCAGGCCGCGAGCACGATGCGGAAGGTCTTGTACGAAGTGAAGAAGGTGATCGTCGGGCAGGATCTGATGCTCGAACGGATCCTGGTCGCGCTGCTCTCCCGCGGGCATATCTTGATCGAAGGCGTCCCGGGCCTCGCGAAGACGCTGGCGATCAAGACCTCGGCGCAGGTGCTGGACTGCCAGTTCCGGCGGATTCAGTTCACACCGGACCTCGTCCCGGCGGACCTCGTCGGGACGCGGATCTACAACCAGCAGTCCGGCGCCTTCGAGGTCGAGCTCGGCCCCGTGTTCGCCAACCTCGTGCTCGCCGACGAGATCAACCGCGCGCCGGCGAAGGTGCAGTCCGCGCTGCTGGAGTCGATGCAGGAGCGCCAGGTCACGATCGGCAAGCAGACGTTTTCGCTGCCGGACCCGTTCCTCGTGCTCGCGACCCAGAACCCCATCGAGAGCGAGGGGACGTACCCGCTCCCCGAGGCCCAGGTGGACCGGTTCATGTTCAAGGTCGTGATCTCGTACCCGTCGTTTCACGAGGAGATGACCGTCGTCGACCGGGTCACCGAGCGTGCGGCGTCGGTGGACCGCGTGATCACTGGCGCGCAGCTGCTCGAACTGCAGAAGGTCGCGGAGGCGGTGTACGTCGACCCGAAACTGCACGAGTACGCGGTGAGCCTGGTGAGCGCGACCCGCCGGCCCCAGGACTACGGGCTTGGCGACCTCGCGCGGTTCGTCCAGTACGGCGCGAGCCCGCGCGGCTCCCTCAACCTCGTCGTCGGCGCGAAGGCGATTGCGCTCCTGAGGGGGCGAGAGTACGCGATGCCCGAGGACGTGCGCGATCTCGCCCCGGAGGTGCTCCGCCACCGGATCCTGTTGTCGTACGAGGCGCTGGCCCAGGACATCACGGCCGATCACCTGTTGCAGCGTGTGCTGGACGCGGTGCCCACGCCCAAAGTCCACATCGGAGACCCTTATGGAGACGCCAGAACGGGTGTTGAGGCGCCTCGAGTTTAA
- a CDS encoding DUF929 family protein → MWLLPALGVALALVVIWAVVHERRTQGAGGSATPAPRAPIPADIAHNLASIPRGTFDRVGVDDAPPPMLVGAPPSDKRTPVLLYIGAEYCPYCAVMRWPLVAALNRFGTFTGLELSASSATDVFPSTPTLTMVHAKYQSPYIAVQTVELQTNLQDASGQYPPLQRLTATQAALFRHYDPPGNIPFLLIGGQYLLAGSPFSPDVLKGQDWHAIAASLPLGQTPAARAILGTANQISAAICTVDGQAPVAVCQSAGVRDASQTLPRAGK, encoded by the coding sequence GTGTGGCTGCTGCCTGCGCTCGGCGTGGCGCTCGCCCTCGTGGTCATCTGGGCCGTCGTGCATGAGCGCCGGACACAGGGCGCGGGCGGGAGCGCAACGCCGGCGCCGCGTGCACCGATCCCCGCGGACATCGCCCACAACCTCGCCTCGATCCCCCGGGGCACCTTCGACCGCGTGGGCGTGGACGACGCTCCGCCGCCGATGCTTGTCGGGGCCCCGCCGTCGGACAAGAGGACGCCGGTCCTGCTCTACATCGGGGCGGAATACTGCCCGTACTGCGCCGTAATGCGCTGGCCGCTCGTGGCCGCCCTGAACCGGTTCGGCACGTTCACGGGGCTCGAGCTCTCGGCGTCGTCGGCAACGGACGTCTTCCCGAGCACCCCCACGTTGACGATGGTGCACGCGAAGTACCAGAGCCCGTACATCGCCGTGCAGACGGTGGAGCTCCAGACCAACCTCCAGGACGCGTCCGGTCAGTACCCGCCCCTTCAGCGGCTCACTGCAACCCAGGCAGCACTGTTCAGGCACTACGATCCCCCGGGGAACATTCCGTTCCTGCTGATCGGCGGTCAATATCTCCTGGCGGGGTCTCCCTTCTCGCCTGACGTCCTCAAGGGACAGGACTGGCATGCCATCGCGGCATCGCTGCCGCTCGGGCAGACGCCCGCCGCTCGGGCGATCCTGGGCACGGCAAATCAGATCAGCGCAGCGATCTGCACTGTCGACGGACAGGCTCCGGTTGCGGTGTGTCAAAGCGCCGGAGTGCGCGACGCCTCGCAGACGCTGCCCCGCGCCGGAAAGTAG
- a CDS encoding polysaccharide deacetylase family protein — translation MDPQQLRIATRGVRGRTSRVTRVLAALSVVVLTALPTVGNAAAPIAPALPSAHAYYEHAVVVLTYHDVSPLVPRGTDTVSPQEFAAEMDRLARDGFHFISVPRLERFVSDGTPIPPNAVSVVFDNGYEGIHRYALPVLTQHQIPAAVFLIVSYVNHLANDLTWGEVRGMAGTGLVHFYTETYDLHHGIAVGPRASTAATVGRGLEADGRQESEAAYTARVLTDLQRARAMVERETGEGVDALVYPYGQYTPELIALARQAGYRYMFTTIGWAIVPHADPSRLTRLDIGVWDQTPAGAESAILSVASQAQRSTYAPPASYVRIWH, via the coding sequence GTGGATCCGCAGCAGCTCCGGATTGCGACCCGAGGGGTCCGCGGGCGCACGTCCCGCGTGACACGGGTGCTCGCCGCGTTGAGCGTCGTCGTCCTCACCGCTCTTCCCACTGTCGGGAACGCCGCGGCGCCGATCGCCCCGGCGCTTCCATCAGCGCATGCGTACTACGAACACGCGGTGGTCGTGCTCACCTATCATGATGTTTCCCCGCTCGTGCCGCGCGGCACTGACACGGTGTCCCCCCAAGAATTTGCCGCGGAGATGGACCGACTCGCGCGCGACGGATTCCACTTCATCTCCGTGCCCCGGCTCGAGCGGTTCGTCTCAGACGGCACCCCGATACCGCCGAACGCGGTCTCCGTCGTCTTCGACAACGGCTACGAGGGGATCCACCGCTACGCGTTGCCGGTGCTCACGCAGCATCAGATCCCCGCCGCGGTGTTCCTGATCGTCAGCTACGTGAACCACCTGGCAAACGACCTGACGTGGGGCGAGGTTCGCGGCATGGCCGGGACCGGACTCGTCCACTTTTACACGGAGACGTACGATCTCCACCACGGGATCGCGGTCGGCCCGCGCGCCAGCACGGCCGCAACGGTCGGGCGGGGCCTCGAGGCGGACGGGCGCCAGGAATCGGAGGCCGCGTACACCGCCCGCGTGTTGACCGACCTCCAACGAGCGCGCGCGATGGTCGAGCGCGAAACCGGCGAAGGGGTCGACGCCCTCGTGTATCCGTACGGCCAATACACGCCGGAGTTGATCGCCCTCGCCCGCCAGGCGGGCTACCGGTACATGTTCACCACGATTGGGTGGGCGATCGTGCCCCACGCCGACCCGTCCCGCCTCACGCGGCTGGACATCGGCGTGTGGGACCAAACTCCCGCCGGCGCCGAGAGTGCAATCCTCAGCGTCGCCTCGCAGGCGCAGCGCTCCACCTACGCGCCGCCCGCGAGCTACGTCCGCATTTGGCACTGA